Sequence from the Nitrosospira multiformis genome:
TGGATGCCAATAAAGACGGCTTTGTCAGCAAAGATGAGATAAAGGGGAAAACGAAAGACGGCAAGTGTGGAGGCAGCAAGTAAGAGATAATTTTTCGAGCTGGGGGCGATTTTTCTGAGCGCGGTTTTCACACGGGAAGTCGACCCCTAGCTAAGCCCGTCCTCCAATCTCCAATTCCTCTTGAATTGTGACATAATATTTCATCCAAAATTTAGGAGAAAATATCATGCGCAATAAGAAAACCATGATTTCCCTGGCTGTGGGTTCCGCTTTTGCAGCTACGCTCGGTGCGGCGCCACTCGCCTCGGCGACTGATAATCCTTTCATCGCGCAATCCCTGGATAAAGGCATCATGCTCGCGTATGCCGATAAAGTGGATCCCAATAAATATGGGGGTGGAGCAAAATCCGGTGAAGGCCGATGCGGCATGTCGATGGTGGACACCAACAAGGATGGCAAAGTCACGAAGCAGGAATTCCTGAAACATCACGAGGTCATATTTGACAGGATGGATACCAACAAGGATGGCGCTGTCGATCAGCCTGAGGCTGACAGCTATGGAGGAGCCAAACCCGCCGCACCCCATGCGCCCGGCGCACCCAGTACAGCGCCCCATGGCGGGATGAAGAAGTAATTCCCGATCCGTGGTGGAATCCCTGTGCCGTGCCAGCGTAGGGCTGGGCTTTCGGCGGGAATTAATTCCTGAGCTAGAAAAGTGTGTTCCCGCCGCTATCGACTTCTTTGAAATCGCGCCGGAAAACTGGATCGATTTCGGTGGTGTGACGGGGCGGGATTTGCGCCGCTTCACGGAGCGTTACCCCTTTGTCTGTCATGGACTCTCACTCTCCATTGGTAGCCCGGCGCCGTTGGATGAGGAGTTGCTGCACAAGATCCGGCAATTCCTGGATCAGCATCAGATTTCCCTTTATACAGAACATCTCTCGTACTGTTCCGATGATGGTCATCTCTATGATTTGCTTCCCATACCCTTTACCGAAGAAGCAGTGAAATATGTTGCCGCACGCATTCGCCGTGCTCAAGATATCCTGGGGCGTCGCATTGCGCTGGAAAATGCCTCGTTTTACGTGCGATCGCCTATTACCGAAATGAGTGAAGCAGACTTTATCCGCGCTGTATTAACCGAAGCGGATTGCGACCTGCATCTTGACATCAACAACGTGTACGTCAACAGCGTTAATCATGCTTATGATCCCATCGAATTTATCTGCGCGATGCCTACGGAACGCATTGTCTACATGCATATGGCCGGACATTACCATGAAGCGGAAAATCTGATTATCGACACTCATGGCGCGGACGTAATCGATCCGGTATGGTCATTGCTGGATCAAACTTACCGCATTCACGGCATAGCGCCCACGTTGCTGGAGCGTGACTTCAATATTCCCCCCCTGCATGAACTGATGCATGAGGTCGAGCGCATCGGTCTGGCTCAGACTCGATATGCGGGTGCGAACCATGTCCGCGCCGCTTCCTGAATTTCAGCGCTTCCAGTACGCCTTTACCGCACATATCCGTGACCCTAAGGCGAACGCTTGTCCGCGTGGCGTTGAAGCAGCGCGTATGCGGATATATAGAAGGCTGGTTTACAACAACGTTGAGAGCTTCCTGTTGACCTGCTTTCCCGTACTCAGAAAAGTACTTGGAACGCGTCGTTGGAGGAGGCTCGTGCGTGCGTTCCTTGCCATGCATCGCAGCCGCTCGCCTTTTTTCAGGGAAATACCTGATGAGTTTATTCAGTTCCTGCAAACGGAATGGACGTCACCGGCGGATTATCCGGAATTCATGCTGGAACTTGCGCATTATGAATGGGTGGAACTGGTGCTATCCGTCTCAACGGATACTCCGGATTGGGACCGCATCGATCCCGGCGGCAGCCTGCTGGAACAATGTCCCGCTCTAAACCCGGCACTCGCCAATCTTTGTTACCGGTGGCCCGTGCATCGTATCAGCCCGCGCGCACGAACCATGCCAATAGAAACCTATTTACTGGTATTCCGCGATAACAGCGATCAGATTCGATTCACCGAAATCAACGCATTTACCTCGCGGCTAATGAGCCTGTTAGAAACCGCCGAGCATACAGGTCAAACGGCACTCGAAATTGTTGCCACGGAAAGTCATCATCCCTCGCCTGAAGTCGTGATTCAGGGAGGGCTGGCAATTATGCGTGATTTACAGGCGCGGGGCGCGCTGCTGGGTGTTCTGCGTTAGGGGACACAATGTAATGCGCCGGGTTTCTC
This genomic interval carries:
- a CDS encoding HvfC family RiPP maturation protein, producing MSAPLPEFQRFQYAFTAHIRDPKANACPRGVEAARMRIYRRLVYNNVESFLLTCFPVLRKVLGTRRWRRLVRAFLAMHRSRSPFFREIPDEFIQFLQTEWTSPADYPEFMLELAHYEWVELVLSVSTDTPDWDRIDPGGSLLEQCPALNPALANLCYRWPVHRISPRARTMPIETYLLVFRDNSDQIRFTEINAFTSRLMSLLETAEHTGQTALEIVATESHHPSPEVVIQGGLAIMRDLQARGALLGVLR
- a CDS encoding EF-hand domain-containing protein, with the protein product MRNKKTMISLAVGSAFAATLGAAPLASATDNPFIAQSLDKGIMLAYADKVDPNKYGGGAKSGEGRCGMSMVDTNKDGKVTKQEFLKHHEVIFDRMDTNKDGAVDQPEADSYGGAKPAAPHAPGAPSTAPHGGMKK
- a CDS encoding HvfB family MNIO-type RiPP peptide maturase, producing the protein MESLCRASVGLGFRRELIPELEKCVPAAIDFFEIAPENWIDFGGVTGRDLRRFTERYPFVCHGLSLSIGSPAPLDEELLHKIRQFLDQHQISLYTEHLSYCSDDGHLYDLLPIPFTEEAVKYVAARIRRAQDILGRRIALENASFYVRSPITEMSEADFIRAVLTEADCDLHLDINNVYVNSVNHAYDPIEFICAMPTERIVYMHMAGHYHEAENLIIDTHGADVIDPVWSLLDQTYRIHGIAPTLLERDFNIPPLHELMHEVERIGLAQTRYAGANHVRAAS